The Punica granatum isolate Tunisia-2019 chromosome 4, ASM765513v2, whole genome shotgun sequence genome has a window encoding:
- the LOC116206268 gene encoding beta-glucosidase 44-like isoform X1 yields MKPSLVFLLPHALSFLILCSVSAQTHDGQPPASRIKFDMGGLSRESFPKGFIFGTATSAFQVEGMADKDGRGPSTWDVFVKIPGKIANNATADVAVDQYHKYKEDVDLMHKLNFDAYRFSISWSRIFPNGTGKVNWQGVAYYNRLIDTLIEKGITPYATLYHSDFPEALEERYKGFLNLKVVNDFADYADFCFKTFGDRVKNWMTFNEPRLVAALGYDNGMVPPNRCSKEYGNCTAGNSATEPYAVTHHLLLSHAAAVKIYREKHQPKQKGRIGIVLDFGWYKPLTRSKADNYAAQRARDFHLGWFLHPLVYGEYPRTMQGIVAERLPRFRKREVDIVKGAFDFIGINHYTTDYIYDPHRPKPKVPGYQADWNVGYAYYRRGVPIGPRANSYWLKIVPWGIRKAVLYVKERYGNPNVIITENGMDDPGNLTLPRGLHDTARIDYYRSYLKELKTAIDNGANVTGYFAWSLVDNFEWMSGYTSRFGIVYIDYKDLSRHPKMSAYWFKKLLERENV; encoded by the exons ATGAAGCCTTCACTGGTCTTTCTCCTCCCCCATGCTCTCTCCTTTCTCATCCTCTGCTCAGTCTCAGCTCAAACCCATGATGGGCAGCCACCGGCATCTCGGATCAAGTTCGACATGGGAGGGCTCAGCAGAGAGAGCTTCCCGAAGGGCTTCATCTTCGGGACAGCAACCTCCGCTTTTCAGGTCGAAGGAATGGCCGACAAAGATGGCAGGGGACCCAGTACTTGGGATGTTTTCGTCAAAATTCCTG GAAAGATCGCCAATAATGCGACCGCTGACGTTGCTGTGGATCAATACCACAAGTATAAG GAGGATGTTGATCTGATGCACAAGTTAAATTTCGATGCCTACCGGTTCTCCATCTCGTGGTCGAGGATATTCCCAA ATGGTACAGGGAAAGTTAACTGGCAAGGAGTGGCTTACTATAATCGGTTAATTGATACCTTGATCGAAAAAG GGATAACTCCATACGCCACTCTTTATCACTCTGATTTTCCCGAAGCACTTGAGGAGCGATATAAAGGGTTCCTGAACCTGAAAGTTGT AAACGATTTTGCTGATTATGCAGATTTCTGTTTCAAGACATTTGGGGACAGAGTTAAAAACTGGATGACCTTTAATGAGCCGAGATTAGTGGCGGCTCTTGGCTATGATAATGGAATGGTTCCCCCCAACCGGTGTTCCAAGGAGTATGGAAATTGTACTGCTGGCAACTCTGCAACGGAACCTTACGCTGTGACCCACCATTTGCTGTTATCCCATGCAGCAGCGGTTAAAATATATCGCGAGAAACATCAA CCTAAGCAAAAGGGCAGAATTGGAATAGTTTTGGATTTTGGATGGTACAAACCCCTTACAAGATCAAAGGCCGACAATTATGCTGCGCAGAGAGCAAGAGATTTCCATCTTGGATG GTTCTTGCATCCACTTGTATATGGTGAATATCCAAGAACAATGCAAGGAATCGTCGCTGAAAGGCTCCCTAGATTTAGGAAAAGGGAGGTTGATATCGTGAAGGGAGCTTTCGATTTTATAGGCATCAACCACTACACCACAGACTACATATACGATCCTCATCGGCCTAAGCCGAAGGTACCAGGTTACCAAGCAGACTGGAATGTAGGATATGCTT ATTATCGCCGGGGAGTTCCTATCGGACCGAGG GCGAATTCATATTGGCTCAAGATAGTCCCGTGGGGCATCAGAAAGGCAGTCTTGTATGTCAAGGAACGCTATGGAAATCCCAACGTGATCATCACAGAAAACG GAATGGATGATCCCGGCAATCTCACTCTGCCCAGGGGTTTGCACGACACAGCGAGAATCGACTACTACAGAAGCTACTTGAAGGAGCTGAAGACGGCGATTGATAACGGAGCGAATGTCACAGGCTATTTTGCTTGGTCTCTGGTCGACAACTTCGAGTGGATGTCGGGCTATACCTCGCGGTTCGGGATAGTTTACATTGATTACAAAGATCTTTCTAGGCATCCAAAGATGTCTGCCTACTGGTTCAAGAAGTTGTTGGAGAGAGAGAACGTTTAG
- the LOC116206268 gene encoding beta-glucosidase 44-like isoform X2: MKPSLVFLLPHALSFLILCSVSAQTHDGQPPASRIKFDMGGLSRESFPKGFIFGTATSAFQVEGMADKDGRGPSTWDVFVKIPGKIANNATADVAVDQYHKYKEDVDLMHKLNFDAYRFSISWSRIFPRITPYATLYHSDFPEALEERYKGFLNLKVVNDFADYADFCFKTFGDRVKNWMTFNEPRLVAALGYDNGMVPPNRCSKEYGNCTAGNSATEPYAVTHHLLLSHAAAVKIYREKHQPKQKGRIGIVLDFGWYKPLTRSKADNYAAQRARDFHLGWFLHPLVYGEYPRTMQGIVAERLPRFRKREVDIVKGAFDFIGINHYTTDYIYDPHRPKPKVPGYQADWNVGYAYYRRGVPIGPRANSYWLKIVPWGIRKAVLYVKERYGNPNVIITENGMDDPGNLTLPRGLHDTARIDYYRSYLKELKTAIDNGANVTGYFAWSLVDNFEWMSGYTSRFGIVYIDYKDLSRHPKMSAYWFKKLLERENV, translated from the exons ATGAAGCCTTCACTGGTCTTTCTCCTCCCCCATGCTCTCTCCTTTCTCATCCTCTGCTCAGTCTCAGCTCAAACCCATGATGGGCAGCCACCGGCATCTCGGATCAAGTTCGACATGGGAGGGCTCAGCAGAGAGAGCTTCCCGAAGGGCTTCATCTTCGGGACAGCAACCTCCGCTTTTCAGGTCGAAGGAATGGCCGACAAAGATGGCAGGGGACCCAGTACTTGGGATGTTTTCGTCAAAATTCCTG GAAAGATCGCCAATAATGCGACCGCTGACGTTGCTGTGGATCAATACCACAAGTATAAG GAGGATGTTGATCTGATGCACAAGTTAAATTTCGATGCCTACCGGTTCTCCATCTCGTGGTCGAGGATATTCCCAA GGATAACTCCATACGCCACTCTTTATCACTCTGATTTTCCCGAAGCACTTGAGGAGCGATATAAAGGGTTCCTGAACCTGAAAGTTGT AAACGATTTTGCTGATTATGCAGATTTCTGTTTCAAGACATTTGGGGACAGAGTTAAAAACTGGATGACCTTTAATGAGCCGAGATTAGTGGCGGCTCTTGGCTATGATAATGGAATGGTTCCCCCCAACCGGTGTTCCAAGGAGTATGGAAATTGTACTGCTGGCAACTCTGCAACGGAACCTTACGCTGTGACCCACCATTTGCTGTTATCCCATGCAGCAGCGGTTAAAATATATCGCGAGAAACATCAA CCTAAGCAAAAGGGCAGAATTGGAATAGTTTTGGATTTTGGATGGTACAAACCCCTTACAAGATCAAAGGCCGACAATTATGCTGCGCAGAGAGCAAGAGATTTCCATCTTGGATG GTTCTTGCATCCACTTGTATATGGTGAATATCCAAGAACAATGCAAGGAATCGTCGCTGAAAGGCTCCCTAGATTTAGGAAAAGGGAGGTTGATATCGTGAAGGGAGCTTTCGATTTTATAGGCATCAACCACTACACCACAGACTACATATACGATCCTCATCGGCCTAAGCCGAAGGTACCAGGTTACCAAGCAGACTGGAATGTAGGATATGCTT ATTATCGCCGGGGAGTTCCTATCGGACCGAGG GCGAATTCATATTGGCTCAAGATAGTCCCGTGGGGCATCAGAAAGGCAGTCTTGTATGTCAAGGAACGCTATGGAAATCCCAACGTGATCATCACAGAAAACG GAATGGATGATCCCGGCAATCTCACTCTGCCCAGGGGTTTGCACGACACAGCGAGAATCGACTACTACAGAAGCTACTTGAAGGAGCTGAAGACGGCGATTGATAACGGAGCGAATGTCACAGGCTATTTTGCTTGGTCTCTGGTCGACAACTTCGAGTGGATGTCGGGCTATACCTCGCGGTTCGGGATAGTTTACATTGATTACAAAGATCTTTCTAGGCATCCAAAGATGTCTGCCTACTGGTTCAAGAAGTTGTTGGAGAGAGAGAACGTTTAG